Sequence from the Rutidosis leptorrhynchoides isolate AG116_Rl617_1_P2 chromosome 3, CSIRO_AGI_Rlap_v1, whole genome shotgun sequence genome:
AGTTTCATTTTGAAAATTGTTCACCTGTTAGTACTCCTATGGATCCTACTATTAAGCTATTGCCTAATAAAGGACATCCAGTGTCTCAGCTTGAATATTCAAGAGCTATAGGATCTCTCATGTATGCCATGATAagtactaggcctgatatagcaTTTGCTGTAAGAAAGCTTAGTAGATATGCTAGTAATCCTAGCTCAGTTCATTGGCAAGCTTTAAATCGAGTATTTAGGTATTTGAAAGGAACTATGAATTATGGTTTATTTTACAGTGGATTTCCTTCGGTGATAGAAGGTTATTCGGATGCTAGCTGGATCACTAATATGGAGGATCACTCCTCTACAAGTGGTTGGATTTTTCTTCTTGGAGGAGGTACCATTTCTTGGGCATCCAAGAAACAAACGTGTATTACGAATTCAACAATGGAGTCTGAATTTGTAGCGTTAGCTGCAGCTGGTAAGGAAGCTGAGTGGCTTAGGGATTTGATTTATGAAATTCCGTTATGGCTCAAACCGATATCCACCATATCTATCAGATGTGATAGTGCTGCTACATTGGCTAAAGCTTATAGTCAGGTGTATAATGGGAAGTCTAGACATTTAGGTGTTAGACATAGCATAATTCGTGAGCTCATTATGAATGGTGTGATATCTGTGGAGTTTGTGAAAACTGATTTAAATTTAGCCGATCATTTAACCAAAGGGTTAGCTTGAGATCTTGTGCACAAGGCGGCTAAAGGGATGGGTTTAAATTCCATTTGAAATATTTCATATTAAGATACCCAATTCTCATCTAATATAGTATTGGATGCTGAATTCAATATGGAAAGCTTGATATCTAAAGATTGGAACACATTATTCATTACATCTCAAGGTATGTGTTCAGTACTGCAAGTGAGTTAGGTTGAAATTATATTTCTTAATAGTTCTTTGAAAAATTGCATGTGCAGGTGCGAGAATAAAGAACTACCTATATAAGCATGAAGTTTAGCTGCTTCAAGAAGTTTGGGACTTTACTTTGATATGCTTATTGAAGGATAGGACATAGGCTAGTAAAATATTGTGTCAAGTTAGAACATGAATGTGTAAACtgttgtgtatattttcttcattataTTTACTATGGATagaaagggttcaattcttagtaaCACCCTTGATATTCGATTATATGAATTGAATTTATACTAATATGAAATTCAATTGTCACGACATTTCATTTATGCATCAGTTTGTTTGTTATGAATTTACTTTAAGTTAATCAAGATTACACTTAAATGGGGGaggattgttggtgatttgtgtcaccaatatgatttaagtgtaatggaattaatttgttaaccaaaataatcttgataaatatcgaacaagtttgggaaagtgtgaagtgcacacttgtttgaacttatcttgattatgacgggggttcgggggtccaaggggtggcaacccctggcggggtccaaggggcagagccccttgacaacattgctttattaaaaatgtcttaaaattcgattttgacccggtttgacccaaaataaaagcccagttttgagccgtTTTAGCAGTTATGAAACTGCCTCGGCAGTTATAGATTGAACTGCCATTCGGCATTTATAAATCCCGTTTTTAGTTATTTAATTTCCTGGTACGTTTTCATAAAATTCACACACAAAAAACACATATTCATTGTTCAAAATTCTGAGTTTTATCCGATTGAAGATTTCGAGGGTACCATCGAAATACTTTGATCTGAAAGTGATTACACGACTCTCAGAAATCCGATTTCGAAACTCATATTTACAACAAACATGACCATCATTATTTTCCCCTTTATCTATTTTTCCTACTCTTTCACTACATATATGTTGGTGAGATTTACCTTCACGACCTTTTCACATTTTTCTTTAGTAAACCTCTTTATCCCAAAATTTTACTACGTTATAGTTGCCATACTTCCAAGTATGTTCTAAACTTTATCAGGTTACAGTCTTATCACATGTTTGTCCACAAATGAAAACTGCCGGTTTTTAAAAGCCGAAGTAGTTATGTAGAAGTTCCCTTGACAAAATTTGGTTCAGTAATATGAATTGTTATCTTATTTGTATTATGATTTGACCAGTCAATTTCTTCACAAACTTAATCATATAATGATGTGTGACctaagtatattaaaaaataatatcATGAGAGATATAATGATTTAATTTGATTGGTTGATAACATATTTAATGTGCATGTGTGAAACTTTTCGTGTAAATTTATCTAGAGTGTAGCATAcctcaatctcaatctcaatctcaatctcaatctcaatctaTATAATTGTTTAGTTAGGTATCGGCAACTAGTTCAGGGATTATGACTAAATGTGACATTTTAAAGAATAGTTGGCAGGGACTTTGGTAGGGACATTGATTAAAGAAGCTATGATAATGATAGATTATTGAGTTTTACCTAGTTTAAAATCATTATTTGTCTGTAACACATTTGTAGTGGACCAATATCGTTATGAAAAAGATGCCAAAATATACTGTTTCATTATGGTAATTTGAGGTTGGAAAAAAAGAGTTGTCTAGTTTAGAGAAGTGTCCATTAAAGACCACGCAGAGAAAAAGTGAAAGATGCGGGGCCCACAAAGTTTGTTTTTGCCTTGAGCCTTTCATATAACATCACCAGGGTTGGATGTGTCAGGGTTGGCTGTATGGGCTTAAACAATACAAGTGGCCAAGTGGGTCCGTTTAGTAGCAGCCCACATGATGGAAAGATAGTTTGTATAACAATGAATCGAATATCAAGTATCAACGTATTTGcgcttagttattatttatttatttttagagcaccggcccgcgcgatgcggcgggtgcTTTTGGcaggcgtattcatatttaacgcagttttatttacagaagTGAAAACGGGTCATCTGTTATACGtcgttgttggtgtcgtcgtctttagtgtttttaaaatctgtccggttcgaacgtagttagtttcgttttgttgataaaattatttcgagcctaatggtgctggcgaaaaaatttaactcgcggcgagcaggaagatacgggctgtcgttgtgtttagcgttttttttaaaaagtgtccgtttcgaacgtagttagtatcgttttgttcataaaattatttcgagcctgacgctaccgtcgaaaaaatttaactcgtgccgagcgggaagatacaggttgtcgttgtgtttagcgttttttgagaagtgtccgtttcgcgtacagttagtcccgttgggttcgtaagattttttcgagttgaacggtggtcactgaaaaatttaactcgcacccaacgagaagatagggcccgttataaattcgggtgaaattagtttttttatgttttaattaaaatatatatttacacttgttaccccttaaaaagtgtaaatttgagggACCGTTGTCGAAATATAGGTGAACTTGAGGGATCGTTTGTAATGTGAACATAAACTAAAAATTACAATAAGCTCTAACTAAAACTTCACAATTTCTAAACACTTTTAGTATGTaaggttaaaataataattaataattaataataataattaataataattaattaataattaataattaataattaattaaaaagtataattttttttaattttaatatggaCTTTCCATAtataattttgatattattaattattattattaattattattattaattaattattaattattattattaattattattattattattattattattattattattattattattattattattattattattattattattattattaatcttatatactACAAGTGGTGTAAAAAGTTGCAGTTTCAGTTTTATTTGATTGTAGTTTTGATTTCACGAttacattacaaacggtccctcaatttCGCATATATTTTCACAACGGTCCCTCAAATTTTCACTTTTGAAGGgataaaagtgtaaatatataatttaattaaaatataagaaactaatttcacccgaatttaaaacgggtcatatcttctcgttgggtgcgagttaaatttttcagagaccaccgttcaactcgaaaatatCTTACGAAcctaacgggactaactatacgcgaaacggacacttctcaaaaaacgctaaacacaatgacaaacaatgacaacccgtatcttcccgctcggcagGAGTTAAATTTTttagtcagactcgaaataattttatgaacaaaacgatactaaatacgttcgaaacggacaaattaaaaaaacactaaacacaacgacagcccgtatcttccttctcaccgcgagttaaattttttcgccagcacgattaggctcgaaataattttatcaacaaaacgaaactaactacgttcgaaccggacaaattttaaaaaacactaaagacgaagACACCAACAACGACGCATAACAAATGACCCATattcccttctgtaaataaaactgcgttaaatatgaatacaccgGCCGAAAGTCCTCggcgcatcgcgcgggccggtccggactagttaatATTATttatggcatttttttttttttgaaaagcaagcaacTTTTATAAACAAACAACAAGAATGTACAAGTATACACTAtgagcctttcaaaaaaaaaaaaatacactatACACTATGAGCAGGGGCAAGAGATTCACCCTAACGAAAGAACCGGATCACAAAATAAATACAACTAACGAACCATAAAAagcataaaaaaaaaaactataagcaCATATGAAATGCAAAATAAATCAACCCGGATCAAGGTTATTAGTACTTGGAGAACCCATATTTGTTGGGCATAAAAACCATTGAACCcacttgtgacgatcgctccaaatccatatggacgaacacgtcattcattgatttcattgcgaggtatttgacctctatatgatacattttgtaaacattgcattcttttgaaaaggcacaccataaatgaatatttaaatcaaaggttttcgacatctgatgatttctacatatagacaatcaccataaataatagtttacaacagtatttccgttgacattgcagtcaaaataagatacatggtgatgatttggtgaatgcaacgtctccttgaaaaatatgtcatgtaagactccatgcacataacttgtttaacatctaagcaaacagcggaagacttctaggaaacctgagaataaacatgctaacaagtgtcaacacaaaggttggtgagttcatagttttaatgttgcgcataatctgtatataaaggtggatcacaagatttcagttgttcaatccagaaacgtttatcaaaatattctacgaaattgagcaccctggtaactaaacttaacgtatatatattttataccctttgtataatcatcttaataatacacgcaaatcaacgtgtacgcttctcaaatagcatacgtccgttaaaaggctagtgctctagctcggatggggatatcaagccctatggatccatatataactactcgcacccaccagttcttataactggcagttactagttaccaaagctaagggattttcggttcaaactcggtgtagaatttagtatgtacttgtatccattgcgtttaaaataaagtgcatgtattctcagcccaaaaatatatattgcaaaagcaattaaaaagggagcaaatgaaactcacacatataaatattgtatatcggttaataaaacatttgcatgtattctcagcccaaaaaatgtagagagtaaaagagatcttatgaaactcacgcatataaatattgtatatcggttaataaaacatttgcatgtattctcagcccaaaaaatgtagagagtaaaagggatcttatgaaactcacgcatataaatattgtatatcggttaataaaacatttgcatgtattctcagcccaaaaaatgtagagagtaaaagggatcttatgaaactcacgcatataaatattgtatatcggttaataaaacatttgcatgtattctcagcccaaaaaatgtagagagtaaaagggatcttatgaaactcaccttagcagcatataaagtcattcaccaaaatgtgatcgaaacatggattaccaaataaccgtagatctcaacatatcaatattgagattcaatattgtagaaaagtacgtagacgtaacggagatgataacactaggtttgacttgcaaataatacccatgaatattacccataacctccttggcaataacccataatttccttagctttatccggctcataaaactattttgaaagtgacacgctcatgacctcgtcgtagtattttatgtataatactaataataatacaaatactactaataataataaaattaataataatattaatcttaataataataataataataataataataataataataataataataataataataataataataataataataataataatataattaataaatataatacggagtaatttttaatttaaaacagaggcagatatctcgagctttataggtgtggcctgtccaggactgccaagcgatcgcatggcctccaagaccatttcccatgcgatcgcatgggatggatttccagctcatgatcttttaacttctagtttgtcgacatattttttaattattaatataatatatttaatttatataattaattatatattatattaaattcacatgcatagttgacttgtaattttcgttccgataagtcgtacgtcgtctctcgacttatgtcccggttccagtttttcaaacgtcctatcgtatactgagaaaacttgtactttacgtttcgtgaatcgtacatttgtcaaaatatagttttaaatcatccataaactataccactgtagcaaagtcactgtagcaaagataatttttactgtagcaattcactgtagtaaatagtgattttcaaaaacactgtagcattttgggtactgtagcaatttgaaaatgttactatcgtttactaaataacttgaaattttatatatgtatatatccttttaatatacataaatcagtttttaaatacacattggaagttatttataaataaattttaataataaatatttcaacttatcatatatattcaaatagatatttaaactaataagtttaatgtacggtatcaaataattaatacattgttaccttttcaagttatagtatatatgtatctatttacatataattgttcgcgaatcgtcgaaaaaaaccgaagggtatttaaatatataaaagtagttcaaaaattttgagattcagttttacagactttgcttatcgtgtcagaaatgttaatcatacaaagattaagtttaaatttgatcagaaatttccgggtcatcacaccactcGCCCGAAAAACCATTTGAACGATTCTTAATCCATTCATACGTCTTGACTTGAATCTCGCGAATTACCTTCGCGGGGGCCCATGACTCTTTACCAAAGACCTTCATgtttctatttttccaaataagATAACCCGTAACCCACATAACCGCTTGCCAAATCTTCTTGTTCTGATGAGATGAGCCGGAGAAATTATCGTCCGAAAATACGTTTTCTACATTCTGAGAGGATGTAAAGTTCGAATTCCACCATTTAAATGTACCGGCCCAAATTTCTTTAGCAATTTTACATGACAATAACGCACAATCGATAGATTCAACTACATCGTTGCACATAGGGCAAAGGAGAGAGTCTAAATCAATACCTTTTCTATCGAGTTCAACCCTTCTTGCTAACCTATTTCTACAAGCACGCCGCACGAATATACCGACCTTTTGAGGAATGAGGTTGTTACCATGGTAGGTTTAAGTGAATTACTCCTAGGAATTCATAACTCGTCCATTTTTTTAGCCTCCAACTATGAAATGAATGTACCATTGTTGGAAAGATTACATTTCCACGAATCACCACCGTTACCTAAAATGGCATTATCTTTTATCAGCAAAATTAATCTGACGATTTCACCATGAAGACGTCCCGTAATGGGTCTGGACCAGGCCCAAGAAAAGGACTAGGAACGGTTGGTAAATGAGACCCGATCCTTAACTGTAGCATCTAAACACGTCTATAATCTGTGTAGTCTTAGAATTCGTCACATAGCCGAATGCCGCAAACCCAGATATCTTCCCAGAATTTGAAGCTGCTCCCGTCGCCAATGTTTCTTTCAAAAAAGGAGTCCAAGTTGAGCCCGAACTTACTCGTAATCGTATTCAACTTTGCAATGTCACTCCAAACTGAATAAGACTTCAAAAAATTACAAGAGTTAGAGTTTCCCACCCCACCCCCCTCCCCCGCGTCCCTCCCGTAGATACTTTGAATAACTTTGACCCAAAGTGTGTTACTTTCGACTCTGAATCGCCACCACTATTTACTCAAAAGTGCAATATTTTTAGATTTAAGTGACCCGACATTTAACCCGCCCTCCCCATAAGGTAATAAAATAGAATCTCATTTAACCCACGACATTTTTGATTCATCCCCTGTCCCGCCCCAAAATAACTTACGACGGTGATTCTCAAGCTGGATGatgacttgaaacaacccaacccgtactccgtacgataatttttttttttaaaatataatacacatttacgcgccaattaaatatgtaacccattccacacgattaGTCAAAACATATtatgagtttaatgtttacaaaaaggcacaaaggcctatTAACGAATGTgttacaagtttgaccaacaacaaatgatagtttataatccaaacgacactcgagcatggtttggggctaaaataCCCAAAAtgttcggccacttcaaaagctatcccaaaagcatcccctgtcaacacaaacgggagacaactaatccaaccgtatgcccttacccttgtccaagacggaacctataaaatggtaaacaacgagagggtaagcaaggcttagtgagtgcaacaattatacatacatatatataacctacttacttgcaaacacttaccaaatccgcatacatactagttacataattagcatacctttcacatgtataacactaagtaccacgataacaagactagtataacaatagcatataacacaacgatacatcatgctaaaatacaagtataacgatgatgttcacaacatccaaagtgctcaagatctcaaggctagcccaacgaatggtatcgtcaacatcgaactttaaaccctcatcaactcactacaatagtcgtatggcatcgtcaacatcgaactttaattccatacgtatgaggtatcgtcaacaacgaactttaaaccctcatccacaacataatatactctagggtatggtatcgtcaacatcgaactttaacccataccccacaagcaaataaatcatatacatgcatatataattattccactcaccttgtcacaaggatgatgatctagtacttccaagcttcaacgcaatgtacctaaatcattaagtgcacattcaattccataactagtgggattaaccacaatactcccacttgagcatttaatgacccaaattgcattaaatgactcaactactcacaaccgcccatacatggccaagactcgactttaatcagtaagactagtgaattaaagtctattaacttcaattaacacaaaacttagggtaatccctacccatttcatcccattaggtcaactagtacattttgacccattttatctcacttaaactcacaatcaagtcaaacttacccattaacccttctttcataaatcttaaagtgcattagtgactaacaacaccaattgacacttacaacctcaaatcacaaggctaaaaccctagattatggctattagggtttaattacaacaacataacccaacctcacccattttaccctcaaatgggccatacaaatctctagtaacccaaaccctagccattaaccaattaaaactcgaaacataaagttagaacttaccgagactatcttcttgtagctagtaacaaggagaacaactttaaatctcactcctaggtttgattcacaaatctccaactccaaatctcaagattaaactaagttggttttgtgttttggaagagaaataggaaagaaaaaggaaaaggaaatgaaataaatgaatatgtggtggagagttaatgctccaatcagatccacatgtcaatttaccattttgccccttgaaaacccttaaaatgagctaaatccgacaccagttcagcagaactgtcgcggcgcgaccttactcGTCGcgacgcgacacataaagggaaattagacccttcttaaaccaacttctgatccaaatttgcttgttatgccgcggcgcggacccaaatgtcgcggcgcggtctaaggctagaactggacagctcgaccaacttaaacacttTTCGAGTTTATTTAATTTGTTCAATCCAAACTCGTTCCCTATATTCTCCTAGACttaaacaatagtctcacaagacttaacgctatcaaagcccatgtataaacttgtaggcgcacacattatcaagtatacatatatgtatatatatatatatatatatatatatatatatatatatatatatatatatatatatatatatatatatctacacatttattcatacatttgtgcataagctaacgagttataaacgtacaaatgattaagtatgtacctttcgatacgtacgagaaaacggggtgttacaactctcccccacttaaatcggatcgcgtcctcgcgatccaagccgcatgataagaaggaagataaaccaacacgaattcttcgggctcccaagtaaactcgaaacctttactacgacgccattagactttaaaagtccttacctctttatgtctcaaccttttgaccttctcatcgagtatagcaatcggttcctcgatatactctaacttattatttagctcaatctcgtctaatggcgcccaagatgaatcatccgcaagacacttacggaggtgggaaacatgaaatgtattatggatccccgcaagctcttcgggtaattccacgcgatacgcgacctcaccaacacgagctaaaaccttaaacggtccaataaaccgaggagctaactttcctcgtttccggaatcgaataatacctttccatggcgaaaccttaagcatcaccatgtcaccttcttgaaattcaatcgttcgtctacgtttgtcggcatacgacttttgcctatcttgagcctttttcaaatgctctcgaatcacatcaatcttgctattcgtctctaaaaccaaatcggtactcccgatttccttttgtcccacttcaccccaacaattcggggttcgacacctacgcccataaagcatctcataaggtggcatcccaatactagtatgataactattattgtatgagaattccaccaaaggtaagtgctcgtcccaactaccaccaaaatcgataatacatgctcgtaacatatcttccaaagtttgattcgtacgttcagtttgaccgtccgtttgaggatgatacgtcatgctcaatttcaattgtgtacccatatcttcgtgaaacttttcccaaaaccgagatgtaaaacgggtatctcgatccgaaacaatcgatataggaacaccgtgtcgagagatgacttccttgataaacaacttagccaaggtctccgacgatatcgcttccttaatggggagaaacaaagcactcttcgtcagtcgatcaactataacccaaatcgaatcaaacttggttctcgccgttttaggtaactttgtgatgaaatccatggtaatgtgctcctatttccatttcgggatttctaacggttgtaacttaccatacggcttttggtgctcggctttaacttgtaaacacgtgacgcattgctcaacatacttcacagcatcacgtttcatgcccggccaccaataatctttccgtaaatcaagatacattttcgttgcgcccggatgaatggaatactttgacttatgtgcttcatcaagtagcacttgtcgataatctcccatcttaggcacccacacacttccttgaaaagacaacaaaccccgcgagcccatagtaatgaactccgattgtcccacaatttgctccgcatgcttgttgtgaacgtaagcctctatttgaatcacaccaagtttttcaagaaaatcgttagtaataacgtaacaatcccaatcgtaacgccgggtgatgactctttcgacttaacgcatccgtgaccacattcgccttgcccggatgataaagtatctcacaatcatagtcttttaccacatccatccacctacgttgacgataatttaaatctcgttgattaaagagatgtttcaaactcttatgatccgaataaatcgtacacttgacaccatacaagtaatggcgccaaattttcaaggcatgcacaactgccgccaactcaagatcatgagtcggatatctcgtttcatgttcctttagttgtcgagagacgtaagcgatgactttatctctttgcattagaacacaaccgagtccatttaatgaagcatcacaatagaccgtcatatccttcacaccttccggcaacactaacaccggagcttgacacaacttctcttttaacaattggaaagcgacctcttgctcattttcccaattaaatctagcattcttcctcatcaatttcgtcaatggagaagcaatcttagaaaagtcttggataaaccgacgataataaccggccaatccgagaaaactttggatttccttaggcgtagtcggtcgtccccaactctttaccgtctcaatcttccccagatctacttgaataccctccttattcacaatatggccaagtaattgaacttcccttagc
This genomic interval carries:
- the LOC139901912 gene encoding secreted RxLR effector protein 161-like; this encodes MDPTIKLLPNKGHPVSQLEYSRAIGSLMYAMISTRPDIAFAVRKLSRYASNPSSVHWQALNRVFRYLKGTMNYGLFYSGFPSVIEGYSDASWITNMEDHSSTSGWIFLLGGGTISWASKKQTCITNSTMESEFVALAAAGKEAEWLRDLIYEIPLWLKPISTISIRCDSAATLAKAYSQVYNGKSRHLGVRHSIIRELIMNGVISVEFVKTDLNLADHLTKGLA